The genomic region TGGCGTTGCCGAACTTGTAGGAGCCGTTGCACTCGACCGTCGTGTTCTGGTCGATGAGCCCCTCCTCAAGCCCCGCGATGGCGGTGATGATCTTGAAGGTGGAGCCCGGGGGATACATCCCCTTGAGCGCCTTGTTTTCCAGAGGGTGCCGCTCGTCCTCCAGGTACTTTTTCCAGACGTCGGGGGGCATGCGCCCGGTGAAAAGCGCAGGATCGTAGTCCGGATTGGAACTGAAGGCGAGGATCTCGCCGGTGTTGACGTCCATGGCCACGACAGCCCCGGCCATGTCGCCCATGGCCTCCTCGGCGGCCTTCTGCAGGTTCAGGTCCACGGTAAGCACCACGGTGTTGCCGACGCTGGAGCCGGTCTCGGCCACGGTGCGCAGGAAGCGTCCGCGGGCGTCCACCTCTATCTGTCGCCCGCCGTCGGTGCCGTGCAGGTACGACTCCCAGGCCCTCTCTATGCCGCTTTTGCCTATGTAGTCCCCGGCGTTGTACTCCTGGTACTTTTCCGAGGTCAGCTCCTCCTCGTTCACCTCGCCCAGGTACCCCAAAAGGTGCGAGGCGAGCGTGCCGTTGGCGTAGGCGCGGATCGGCTTCATCTCGATGTTCACCCCGGACAGTGAGAGCCGGTTCTCCTCGAGGAACTCCATCTGGTCACGCGTGATCCCGGAGGCGACCACCAGGGGGTAGTATTTGGCCCTCCCCTGCCCCTTGTTCCACTTGGTCTCGATCTCGTTGCGGTCGAGGTTCAGGTAACGCGCCAGGTTGTCGATCAACTGCTCCTTGTCCTTCACGTCCTGGGGGATGACGGCGACGGAGAAGGAGGGGGTGTTGGAGACCAGCACCTTGCCGTTTCTGTCGAGGATGGCGCCTCGCGGAGCGGCTACCGGGACGAAACGGAGCCGGTTGTTCTCGGACTGGTTGATCAGGTCGTCGGCGTTCACCACCTGCAGGTACCAAAGCCGGGACAAAAGCAGGAAGAAGATGGCGAAGGCGCCGAAGGAGAGGCCTATGATGCGGCGGCCGCCCCCGTCGTCGTCGGGCAGTATGTTGTGCTTCATCGCGCCTCCTCCACCGGAAGCCTCACGCCGGAAAACAGCGAGGCGATCAGCGCGTTGATCAGCGCCTGGGGTATCAGGGCCGGCAGCAGAGAAGCGTAAACCCCTTGCGATACTGAAAATATGGTAAGCATGAGCAGGTTCAAGGCGGCGCTGAACAGGGTGGCAGCAATAACCACCAGCACGAAGAGCGCCCGGTTGTCGGTGTACAGCCTGTCGGCCAGTTCGGACAAAAGGAGATAGATGCAGAGATAGGAGAAGGCGTGCAGCCCGAGGTACATGCCGCTGAAGCTGTCCTGGAGCAGTCCAAGCGCGAAGGCGGCAAGCCCAGCCAGGCGGTGTGGCGCCTTGAGCCCCAGGTAGACCACGAGGATGATGATCAGGTTGGGCTGGAAGGGATCCAGAAGGTACCTGGGAAGGAGCGTCATCTGGAGCAGGCAGGCGGCCAGGACGATCCCGGTTATTTTAAAGTAGGCTATCAAAGCTCGTTACCCGTGCTTGTTGCAAACTATTGTTGTTGCTGGCGTACCAGCACCAGCATCTCTTCCAGCCTCCCGATGTTGACCGTGGGGCGGACTTCGATGGTCTGGAAGACGCCGTACTCCCCTTTCTTGACCATGGTGACCTCCCCGATGGGGAGCCCCTTGGGAAAGACGCCGCCGACGCCGGAGCTGATCACCGTGTCGCCTACTTTCACGTCCTCGTCCTTCACCGTGAATTCCAGCGAGCAGCGCCCCCCGCCCGCGCCGCGCACGATCCCTCTGGCCCGCGAGCGCTGGACCACGGCGGCGATGGCGCTGGCATGGTCGGTGAGCAGCAGCACGCGGGAGCTCTGGGGCGCGACCTTGATCACACGGCCGACGACGCCGCCTGCGGCCACCACCGGCATCCCCTCCACCAGGCCGTCATCGCTGCCGCGATTCACCACCAGCGTCTTGAACCAGGCCGAGCTGTCCTCGCCGATCACGGAGACCGCGATGGAGGGGATGGCGACGCTCTGCTTTAAATCGAGCATGGCCTTCAGCCTCAGGTTTTCCGCGATCGCCTCGTTGTTGGCGACTATCCTCTCGTTCAGCCGTTTGACGCTTCTTCTCAACTCTACGTTCTCGCGCCTTACCTCGATGAGATCGATGTAGTTGTTCCAGATATCCCCCACCCCGCCGCTCAAAAAGGCAGCAGAGCCGGCGATGGGAGCGGTCAGCGTCATAACGGCCCGCTCCACCGGGTTCGCGTGCTCCTTGTTCCTCAGGTTCAGCGCGTAGGTCAAAAACGCAGCCAAAAGGATGGCAGCGGTCAAAAGGAAGCGCCTGTAGCGGATTAGAAAGTTTTTCATCGGCCTCAAAAAAGGTTTAGGGGGCGCTGCGGCCCCCTATAACTGCGATCAAAGAGAAGCGGCCTCGCCGCTAATCGATCAGGTACGGCGACCCGGCTACTTCCTCGTAGCGGACCTCGTCCACCGGCTCGCGCTTCCCGTCTCCGGCGTAGAGCCGGTTGGGGGCGTTGAAGACGATGCCGTGCTCGGTCCCGACGTTGCGATAGGCATGCACCACTCCCGGCGGAACTATCATGGCCATCGGAGCATCGATGCCGGCGTAGATGATCTGCCTGACCCCGCAGCTCGGGGAATCGGGGCGCATGTCCCAGAGGTAGACCTTGAAGTTAGAAGGCCCCATGAAGCAGAAGTAGTCTGTCTGGTCGACGTGCTCGTGCGGCCCGCGGGTAATCCCCGGCTGGGTCATGGAGATGTAGGCCATGGCCGGGAGCACCTGCTGGTCCAGCTCGTCGCTGCGGAAAAGCTCGCAGAGCCACCCCCGTTCGTCCAGGAACTTACCCAGCGGCCTCAGCACCACGTCGTGGATGCGCCCTTTGGTGAAACTGGTTATGCCGTTCACGCCTTCTCCCCTCCCCCGCAGAGCGTGGTCTCGTTGTAGACTCGCAGCAAGTATTCGCGGTAAGAGGAGTTCGGAGTGGCTTCGATGACCTTGGCCATGGCAGCGCAGTCCAGGTACCCCATACGGAGCGCGATCTCCTCAAGGCAGCCGATCTTGAGCCCCTGCCGCGCCTCCAGGGTTCCGATGAAATGGGATGCCTCGAGCAGGCTTTGGTGGGTGCCGGTATCGAGCCAGGCGATGCCTCGCCCGAGCCTTTGCACAGAAAGTTCGCCCCGCTTCAGGTATTCCATGTTGACGTCGGTGATCTCCAGCTCCCCCCGCGCCGAGGGTTTCAGCCCCTTGGCGATCTGCGACACCTTGCCGTCGTAGAGGTACAGCCCCGGCACCGCGTAGTTCGACTTGGGAAACGCCGGCTTCTCCTCGATGCTGAGCACCCGGTCGTCGTGGTCGAACTCGACCACGCCGTAGCGTTCGGGGTCCTGCACGTAGTAACCGAAGATCCTGGCGCCGCCGTCGAAACCGGCGATCAGGCGGTCCAGCTCCATCTTGCCGTAGAAGATGTTGTCCCCAAGGATCAGGCAGACCGGTTCGCCCGCGATAAATTCTTCCCCGATGACAAACGCCTGCGCGATGCCGTTGGGCTCGGGCTGCACCGCATAGGAAAGACGGATCCCCCAGCGCGAGCCATCGCCCAGAAGAGCCTGGAAGCGGGGGGTGTCCTGCGGGGTGGAGATGATCAGCACGTCAGCGATCCCCGCCATCATCAGCGTCGCCAGCGGGTAGTAGATCATCGGCTTGTCGTAGACCGGCTGCAGCTGCTTGCTGGCTACCAGGGTCAGGGGGTAAAGCCTGCTCCCCGCGCCTCCGGCAAGGAGAATCCCCTTCTTGATTCCTTGTGGCATGATTGAACCTTTCAAATCTTCGATCACATTAACAAAAGCCCTTTTTTATCACACCGGCGCCCCCTGCGTCAAACCAATAAAGGGTTCGCTCAGAGGTTGCCGTCAAGTGAGGAGCTTCTCCTTCAGTTTCTCGTCGATGAAACTCTCTTCGATCGCCTCGCGCACCCATGACTCCGGGCAGCGTGAGAGGAGCGTCGCTGCCCCTTCGGCTACCGCCGGCACCTCGCTCCAGAGCGCGTTGCGCAGCGAACGGAGCCTGCGGGGGTCGGGCCTTTTGGCCGCCAGAAGCTCGCGGCACCCCTGGCAGATGAGCGCCAGGTTCGCCTCCATGGGTTCCTGGTCCGGCTGGTACTCCCAAAGACGCAACTCCTGGTCGCCTTCGCACCACTCGCAGCGAAACCCCGCCCTCTTGCTGACTGATTTCCCCAGCAGCTGCACCGCCGCCAGGTGGTCCTCATGTTCTTGCCGTCCCTTGGCCATGCCACCTCCGCTGCCGCTTCCGCAGCCCTGAATCCAACACGATCCAGCCACCGAGTCTAGCAGAATCACCAATGAGATCAATATATTTCTGCATCAGGCGCATGCCGGTGGCGGAGAGTTTTTTCTCTGGACAGCACGGGTCGCGAACAGGTACCCTTTTTCCTCATTTTCAAGCGACCCGCGCAGCGCGGGACAAGGAGAGAGGATGAAACTGCCGCAGCCGCTTTTCCAGGGGACCCTGATACGGCGCTACCAGCGCTTTCTGGCGGACGTCGAGCTGGAGGACGGAACAGTGGTCACCGCCCACACCCCCAACACCGGGAGCATGATGGGGTGCGCCTGCGCCGGCAACCGTGTCCTCCTTTCCAAAAGCGCGAGCCTCACCAGGAAATACCCTCACAGCTGGGAACTGGTGCAGGCCGACGGCGTCTGGATCGGCATCAACACCCAGCTCCCAAACCTGCTCGCCAAAGAGGCGATCCTCGACGGCACCATCGCCGAGCTCTCCGGATACCAGCAGATCCGCAGCGAGGTCCCCTACGGCACCGGGAGCCGTATCGACCTTCTGCTCTCCGGGGAGCGGGGGCTTTGCTACGTGGAAACCAAGAACGTCACCCTGGTAAAGGACGGGGTCGCCCTCTTCCCCGACGCGGTCAGCGAAAGGGGGCAAAAGCACCTGCGGGAGCTGATGAAGATGGTGCGCCAGGGACACAGGGCGGTGAACCTCTTCATCGTGCAGCGCGGCGACGGCTCGGCCCTTGCCCCGGCCGACGCCATCGACCCCGTCTACGGCAGGCTCTTGAGGGAAGCGGCACAAAAGGGGGTGGAACTCCTCGCTTACCGCGCCGAGGTGACCCGGACCGAGGTACGCCTGGAACGCTCGCTGCCGGTTGTACTCTAAACGGTTGACATCGCTTGCAAGGACGCTACAGTTATAGGCATTGTGCCGAGGGTCCAATGAGAATGCCCCGATGTACCATATACGCCAAGGAGAGCGGCGTCGAGATTTCCCCCAGCGAGAAGAAGCAGCAGGGTAAACCCGAGGAAGGAAGGGTCGCCTTCCGCTTTTTCAGGCTCGCAGCCGGCGCGCCGCAGATCAGGTTTGTGGCCGAGCCGTGGGAGGCGTTCGAGATCTCCAGAAGGATGAATCAGGTGCAACAGGAGGGGGGAAAGGAAACCCTCACCCACCGCTACGAGAGCGCCGAAGGCGAGACCGTCACCAGGCTTAGCGTCGAATGCTACCAAAGAAACGGCAAAAAGGGGTACGCCTTCTCGGTGCAGCGCGGCGAGGAGAGCATCAACGTGGCGGCTCCGGTCGGGGAGTTCCTCTTCGCGGCGGAGTTTCTGAAACAGCTCTCGGTGGCGCAGTCCTGGGTGGAGCAGGCGGCGCAAAGGCAGGAAACGGGGGCCAAGGCGCAAAAACAGGTGCAGTGACGAACCGGCCGCGGGGATAGCGAAGGGGGCGGCAAGAGCGGGACAGCGTGATAATCAAACCGAGCAAGACCCTATACCTCAGCATCGAGAGCAAGCTCTCCGACGTGGCCCTGGTGGGACACGCGGTGCGCGGCGTCTGCGCCTGCTCCCCACTTAAGGAAGAAGCCTACGGCGAGATGGAGGTCTGCGTCGTCGAGGCCCTCAACAACGCCATCACCCACGCCTACCGAAGGCAGGAGGGGTTCCGGGTCGACACGGCCATCACCCTGCACCACGACCGCATCTCATTCGCCGTCTCCGACAGCGGAAAGGCGATAGAGCAGTACGCCCCCAGGAGCCTTGAATTCGACCCCGAGGTGATCGGGTCCATCCCCGAGAATGGCATGGGGCTCTTCATCATCGAGACCATCATGGACGAGGTGAGCTACAGCTCAAAAAACGGCAGTAACACTCTCTCCTTCTGCAGGTACTTCACCCAGCCCCAGGCCTAGCGACTCTAGAAACTCCCCTACCCCAGCAGGTATTCGAAATCCTCGCGGCTGATGGCGTTGCCCCCCTCGTGCTCGGCCTCTTCCAAAAGCGCCCGGTACAGTTTCAATTTCCGCTTTTTGAGCTCCATCATCTTCTCCTCGATGCTGTGCCGCATCAGGAGCCTTGTGATGGTGACCTGACGCTGCTGCCCGATCCGGTGCGCGCGGTCGGAGGCCTGGCTCTCGACGGCAGGGTTCCACCAGGGGTCCAGGTGGAAGACGTAGGAGGCGCGGGTGAGGTTCAGGCCGCGCCCCCCCGCCTTGAGGCTCAACAGGAATACCCCCGGCTCGGGCGACTCCTGGAACCTCTGCACCATATCCTTCCTGCGCGCGACCGGGGTCGAGCCGTCGAGCCTGGAAAAGCCGATGCCGTGCTGGGAAAGCCCCTGCTCCACGATGTCCAGAAACGAGGTGAACTGCGAGAAGACCAGGACGCTGTGCCCCTCGGCGAAGAGCTCCTGCAGCTGGTCCACCAGGAAGTCGATCTTCGGGGAGCGGTCTGCGGCCTGCGGCAGGATGAGCTTGGAGCTCAGGCAGATCTGGCGCAGCTTCAAGATGGCGGTCAGGGCGATGATTCGGGCCTGCCCGGGGCTTCGCGAACTGTAGGCCTGCGCCACAGTTTCCCGCACCTGGGCCACGGTGCGGGCGTAGAGCGCCTTCTGCCTCGGGCTCATCTCCAGGTAGATGTCGGTCTCGACCTTCGGGGGGAGCTCGTCCGCGATCATGTCCTTAGACCTTCTCAGGATGAAGGGGTGGGTGCGCCGGACGAGCTTCTCCATGAACTCGCCCCCCTCCCGCCCCATCTCCTTGCGGAACTGCTCGTAGGGGCCCAAAAGCCCTGGAAGCGCCAGGTCCATGACCGAGAAGTACTCCCCCAGGTGGTTCTCAACCGGTGTCCCGGTGAGGGTGAGCTTGAACCTCCCGGTCAACCTGCGCACGGCGCCGGTAGTCTCCGCGTGGATGTTCTTAACCGACTGCGCCTCGTCGAAGACGATGACGTTGAACGGGATCTCCTTAAGCTGCTCGATGTCGCGCTGCACCACGCCGTAGCTGGTGAGCACAAGGTCCAAGCCGGAGAAGTCGGCGCTGCGCCCCTGCCCGCGGTAGACCCCGACTTTCAAAGCTGGGTAAAAGCGCATAAGCTCGCTCTCCCAGTTGAAGATGAGGGTCGGCGGGACCACCACCAGGTGCGGCGTCCCTTGCGCAAGCTCGCAGGGGATCTCCCCCTCGGCGATCCCGGCCAGAAGGGCGATGGCCTGGATGGTCTTTCCGAGCCCCATGTCGTCGGCTAGGCAGGCTCCGAAACGGTGCTCGTAGAGAAAGGCGAGCCAGCTGTACCCTTCCAGCTGGTAGTTCCTGAGCGTCGCCAGGAGCCTCGCCGGAGCCGGGCGCCTGGGGACGCTCTCGAAGCGGTTCAGGCTCTCGAAGATCCGTTCGTCCTCGGCAGACAGGAGCACCCGCACCCCGCTGCGCCTGAGCGTGATCCAGTCAAGGATCTGCAGGCGCGGCACGCGGACCACCTCACGTTTGGTCGCGGCGCCGAAGAGGGAGAGGGTGCTGCTGCTCAACTCGTCCAGTATCAGCATCTGGTTGCCGCGCCTGAATATCCCGCCCCCCTGGAGGGCGCGGACCAGTTCTGCATCGTCCACCGTCTCGCCGTCGCAGCTGATCTCAGGGCGCAGTTCGAACCAGTCGATGGTGGAGCGGGTCGCGTCCAGCGTGAAAGACCAGGAAACGGTCTGCAGCTCCTCCCCCCCGATGGAAAGCGAGAACCCCTCCCCGGCCAGAGCGTCGCAGAAGCGGGAAAGGCCCTTGATCAGCTCTTTTCGCTCCAGCGTCATTTCCCCGGGGTGCTCGGCCTGCCAGAAGATCTCGCAGCCGAAGAAGTCGCAGGCGATCTGCAACAGCCTGGCCTGCAGTCTCCCCTCCACCTCAACCGCCAGCCATTCCCCCTGCTGCGACAGTTGCAGCATCACACCCTGGGTGAGCGCCGCCTCGCAAAAGGAGGAAACGGCGGAGCGCGCCTCGGAGCGGACGCCGCGCTTGAAGAACTCAGGGGTGTCCAGCGCCTGCCGGACCACCCTCTCGCGTTCAGCGGGACTCCCGGCAGAAAGGGCATTGAAACAGGCCTTGATCACTGAGATAACACGTTTCTTCGCCTTGAGCGTCTGCGGGAGGCTGGCGCGCCCCTGGGCGCTGAAAAACCTGAAGGCAACGGGCGCCAGACCGAAGACCAGCCCGTCGGCAACCCCCTCGGCAGCGATCGGCGCCTGCTCGGCGAGCTCGCGGATGTCAAGGCGGTAGCGCGGTTGGACCAGCCTCGGAATCACCGGGGTACCGGCAACAGAAAAAGCGACGCCCCCCTTCCCCTGCCGCGGCTCGCCCAGGTCGAACTGCAGCGGGTTGAAGAGCCTGGCGGGGAAGCGGAAACCCTTGTCATCGCGGCAAGGCGCACCACCCGAAGCCGATTCGACCCGCGCGTAAAGCGACCGGTAGAAAACAAGACCCGCATCGTCCACCCGCTGCACCAGCCGGCGGCCAAGGTCGAAGTAGTACCCCTCGTGGACAAAGGAGCCGGGATCTGGCGCGGAACCATCCTCAAGCGACAGGCTCGCCGCGAGCTCCTCCCCGTCGAGGTCCAGCTGCAGCAAGAGGGCCCGCTGGGTTGAGGGGTCGTACCTGAGCGGGACCATCCCTTCTGGGGAGTCGAAAAGGACGGGGAACCTGCCACGAAAGCGGGTGAGGAACTCTTCGATGCAGCGGCCGCGCAAGGCGGAGGATTGCATGAGCCTCAAAAACTCGCGGATGGAGGGAGGAAGCGCGGCATCGAAAAGCGCCGCGGGAGCGAGGTCCTGGGTCAGGCGCAGCCGGGGGGATCCGAGTTCCAGGTCGAGGACCAGCGCGTAGCGCGCCTCACCCGATTGGGGATAACGCAGGTCGTCGCTTATCGGCGCAGGGACGACCAAAAGCTGGTTGCGGATCTGCTCCAGATAGTCCTGCGGGAGCTGCAGCATGGGGAAGGAGGCCGGCGCCAGCGCCTTTTTCAGCGTGGCGAGAGAGGCGACCAGGTGGGGGCAGCGTCCTCCGGGACTCCAGGCGCCGCAGTTGCAGGTGCTGGAAAAGTCCCCCTGGAGCAGGGTCAACGTTACCAGGCAGCTCCCGGCATCTGAGATCTCGACGGTGAGCACGGTGCCGTCCTCGCTCCAGGTGACCCGGGTGACCGGCCTCCTCTTGCAGAGCTCGAAGCCGTTGAAGAGGTGCACCTTGTCGGCGAGTGCGTATATGCCTGAGGCGGGCATCTGGAAAAGATGCCGCAGCAGGGGGTTCGACATTATTTCCATTGGATCTGCTCTCCCGCCAGGGGCTGCCGTAACGAACCGTTTAAGTTAGCAGAAAGCGCGCGCCAATACAACAACACCATGAGAGGCGAAAGCAAACGGGACTAATCTAGCGGCGCGTCGAGGAAATGCAGGGTCGAAAGGGGGGATAGTAAGGGACAGCGGGGACAAAAAATGGGGGATGGCATTAACCATCCCCCTAAAAAGGAGACCCTGGGTTTTTTACTCCGGGGTGTTAATAAAGAGCTATCGGAGCAGCCGGATAAAACTTTAATGATTTTTTTTAAGCACCCTTTCCTAACGCAAAGCGGTCGATGATGAAGCGCGCTATGCTGCGGGGAGCCGGGAGGGAGTCGGGCATGCGTTCGCGGCTGAACCAGCCCGCGTCCTCCAGTTCGTCCCCGTCCACGTCGATCTCGCCCGAGCGGTAGCTCGCCACGAAGCCCGCCATAAGCTGGCTGGGGAAAGGCCAGTTCTGGCTGCCGATGTAGCGGATGTCCCCTACGGTCAAGCCGGTTTCCTCCTTGACCTCCCTGACCACGCACTCCTCGAGGGACTCGCCGAAGTCGACGAAGCCGGCAACGAGGCTGAAGCGCCCGGCGACCCACTCGGGCTTGCGCACCAGTAGGAACTCGTCGCCGCGCTGGACCAGGACGATGATGCAGGGGTGGATATGGGGATAGTGCTCGTGGCCGCAGCCGGCGCAGCGCTTGCCCCAGGTGGGGAGGATGCGCTCCATCTCGCCGCTTCCGCAACGCGAGCAGTGGCGGCTTAGCTTTTCCCAGTAGAGGATCTGGCGGGCGAGCCCGTAGAGCGTGGCGAGGTCGTCAGGAAGCGCGGTCCAGTGCGCCGCGCGCAGCCCCTCAGGAAGAACCTGCGACTTGGGCAGGGTGTAGACCCGGACCGGCTCGCCGTCCCAGGTTCCGAAGAGAAGCGGCGCCCCGTCGGCGGCAAGCTCTGCCGGAAGCTCGCCGCGGTAGAGAGCTTCGCCGTCCAGCACCAGGTTCTCCCCCTGGAGCAGCACCAGGTGGCCAGGGCCGGCATAGGCGTCGCCGTTGGGCTTTATCTGTGTGAAGCGCGATTTGATGATCTCAGCGTTGAAGGGAAGGTTGACCGTATCGGGGTAAGACATGTGGCAACTCCTGGTACAGAAGGTCTCTTTGCAGTGCCAGGCATAATACAGGAACGGCTGCCGGAAGCAACGGGTTTCATTGCCGTTGCGCCCCCCTTTTGGCTTGCATTGCCTTCGCCCAGTATGCTAATTTTTCACGGTTTGGCAGCTATTTCTCCTTCAGGAGCAGAGATTGGAACAAGTAAGAAGATTGCCGGCAGAATGGGAACCGCAGGACGGGGTGCTCCTCGCCTGGCCGCACGAAAACAGCGACTGGGCGCCGTACCTCGACGCGGTGGAGCCGGTTTTCGCACAGATAGTGACCGCGATCAGCCGTTTCGAGACCGCCGTCGTGGCGGCCGCCGATCCGGACCTGGTACGCGAGAAGCTCGCCGCCTGCGGCGCGAACCTGGAGAAGGTCAGAATCAACCAGGTCGACACCAACGACACCTGGGCCCGCGACTTCGGCCCCATCACGGTCGAGGAAGACGGCGCACCGAGGCTCCTCAATTTCGGCTTCAATGGCTGGGGTCTCAAGTTCCCCTCGGACCTGGACAACAGGATCAACAAGCGGCTCCAGGCCCTGGGGGTATGGGGCGCACCGCTCGACACGGTGGGACTCATCCTCGAAGGGGGGAGCATCGAGAGCGACGGGGAAGGCACCATCCTAAGCACCGAAGAGTGCCTGATGAACGACAACCGCAACCCGCACCTGACCCGGATCGAGCTGGAGGAGGAACTGCACGGGCTCTTCGGTAGCGACCGCTTCCTGTGGCTTGCCAACGGCTACCTTGCCGGCGACGACACCGACTCGCACGTGGACACGCTGGCCCGGCTCTGCCCGGAGAACACCATCGCCTACATCCGCTGCGATGACCCCGAAGACGAGCACTACCAGGCGCTCGCAGCGATGGAGCAGGAGATCCTCTCCTTCCGGACCCGCGACGGCCGCCCCTACCGCGCCATCCCCCTCCCCTGGCCCGCCGCCAGGTTCGACGAGGACGGGGAGCGCCTGCCTGCTACCTACGCCAACTTCCTGGTGATAAACGGCGCGGTCTTGGTGCCGACCTACCAGGACCGATACGACGCCGCCGCACTTGCCGCCATAGGTGAAGCTTTCCCGGGGCGCGAGATCGTCGGCATCGACTGTCTGCCGCTCATCCTGCAGCACGGCTCGCTGCACTGCGTCACCATGCAGCTCCCCAAGGGAACCCTGAAAAGATAGAGGGAGATTTACATGCAAAAACTGAAAGTCGCGCTGGTCCAGCAGGCGCTCCGCCCAGACCGCGAGAAGATGATAGCCGCAACCTCCGCCTCGATCCGCGAGGCCGCAGCCAAGGGGGCCAAACTGGTCCTTTTGCAGGAGCTCCACACCGGCAGTTACTTCTGCCAGACCGAGGATACCGCCTGCTTCGACCTCGCCGAGTCGATCCCCGGCCCCTCCACCGAGCATTTCGGGGCACTGGCCCGCGAGCTCGGCGTGGTGATCGTCACCTCACTCTTCGAGAAACGGGCCCCCGGCCTCTACCACAACACCGCGGTGGTGATCGAGAAGGACGGGAGCATCGCCGGGAAGTACCGCAAGATGCACATCCCCGACGACCCTGCGTTCTACGAGAAGTTCTACTTCACCCCCGGCGATCTCGGCTTCGAACCGATCCAGACCTCGGTGGGGAAACTCGGCGTCCTGGTCTGCTGGGACCAGTGGTACCCCGAAGCGGCGAGGCTCATGGCTTTAGCCGGGGCGGATCTCCTCATCTACCCCACCGCCATCGGCTGGGACCCCAGGGACGAAGAGGCCGAGCAAAAAAGGCAGCTCGACGCCTGGGTCACCATCCAGCGCTCCCATGCCGTCGCCAACGGCATCCCCGTTGTGAGCGTGAACCGGGTCGGTTTCGAGGAGGATCCAAGCGGCGCCGGCGCCGGGATCAAGTTCTGGGGCTCCAGCTTCGCCGCAGGCCCCCAAGGGGAACTCCTTGTGCGGGGAGGAGAAGAGGAAGAGCTTCTGGTCGTAGAACTGGACCTGCGCCGCAGCGAGGACGTGCGCCGCATCTGGCCCTTCCTGCGCGACAGGAGGATCGACGCCTATCAGGATCTGGTCAAGCGCTACCGGGATTAACGGCGCCAAGAACTTACAAACCAAAAGGCGGAACACAGAGGTCGAAGAGGTCCACGGAGGTCCCAGAGGTGAAGCGAAACCTTGCAACAAACAAACGCTTTGCAGGAATAGGCGATCCCCGTCATCCATGTCTGATGTTGGTGAGTGCCTTTGCTTTTCCCAGACTAAACCTCAGCGCCCTCAGTGAACCTCCGAGAACTCTGTGTTCCGCCTAGGTTTAGGTTTGGTGAAAGCCTTTGACTTCATTACAGGAGTGACCTTGTCCTCTCCGGCGAACCTCACCCAAAAACTTCTCGACACCTTCTCCTCCTGCACCCCCGAGGAGAGGACCCTGCTGCAACTCCTTTCCGTGCTCTACGCGCCCCTATCCAAAAACGTCCTTCTCAACGTGCTCCGGCGCATGGGCGCCCCCGCCCCCGGAGAGCGCTCCTACACCGGATTGGTGCTGGCGGAAGTGCTGGAAAAGCTCGCTCATAAAAAGCTCGTGGTCCAGGGAAAAGACGGCATCCGCTGCGACATCCATATCACGCACGCCGCCACCCTGAGCGCCGTCGCCGACGGGGCCTTCCCGCAGATGGTCTCGGCGATCCACGTAGAGATCCCGATGGAGACCGACTGGGGGAGCAGCTATTATCGCACCCAGCTGCACG from Citrifermentans bremense harbors:
- the sfsA gene encoding DNA/RNA nuclease SfsA, translating into MKLPQPLFQGTLIRRYQRFLADVELEDGTVVTAHTPNTGSMMGCACAGNRVLLSKSASLTRKYPHSWELVQADGVWIGINTQLPNLLAKEAILDGTIAELSGYQQIRSEVPYGTGSRIDLLLSGERGLCYVETKNVTLVKDGVALFPDAVSERGQKHLRELMKMVRQGHRAVNLFIVQRGDGSALAPADAIDPVYGRLLREAAQKGVELLAYRAEVTRTEVRLERSLPVVL
- the mrdA gene encoding penicillin-binding protein 2 — translated: MKHNILPDDDGGGRRIIGLSFGAFAIFFLLLSRLWYLQVVNADDLINQSENNRLRFVPVAAPRGAILDRNGKVLVSNTPSFSVAVIPQDVKDKEQLIDNLARYLNLDRNEIETKWNKGQGRAKYYPLVVASGITRDQMEFLEENRLSLSGVNIEMKPIRAYANGTLASHLLGYLGEVNEEELTSEKYQEYNAGDYIGKSGIERAWESYLHGTDGGRQIEVDARGRFLRTVAETGSSVGNTVVLTVDLNLQKAAEEAMGDMAGAVVAMDVNTGEILAFSSNPDYDPALFTGRMPPDVWKKYLEDERHPLENKALKGMYPPGSTFKIITAIAGLEEGLIDQNTTVECNGSYKFGNATFRCWEHKGHGTVNLKRSLRESCDVFYYKLAERLGVNRIAAYAKRFGLGTPMGIGLENEKGGIIPTDEWKLKRFGKKWFAGETLPVGIGQGYVLTTPIQLASMIATVANEGKIYRPQLVKRVVDADGKVLKEFSPQVAGTTGLKPETYRLVKDGLFAVVNEPRGTGGMARLWEVKVAGKTGSSQVVRDSKAGMAYKYRDHALFVAFAPYEKPEIAVAVVVEHGEHGGSAAAPVTGKVLRAYFEGKGVIKKPVPKVKPLQDGEAVAEPDGAEAAPAPVPPAPAGSDR
- a CDS encoding dTDP-4-dehydrorhamnose 3,5-epimerase family protein — protein: MNGITSFTKGRIHDVVLRPLGKFLDERGWLCELFRSDELDQQVLPAMAYISMTQPGITRGPHEHVDQTDYFCFMGPSNFKVYLWDMRPDSPSCGVRQIIYAGIDAPMAMIVPPGVVHAYRNVGTEHGIVFNAPNRLYAGDGKREPVDEVRYEEVAGSPYLID
- the mreD gene encoding rod shape-determining protein MreD, giving the protein MIAYFKITGIVLAACLLQMTLLPRYLLDPFQPNLIIILVVYLGLKAPHRLAGLAAFALGLLQDSFSGMYLGLHAFSYLCIYLLLSELADRLYTDNRALFVLVVIAATLFSAALNLLMLTIFSVSQGVYASLLPALIPQALINALIASLFSGVRLPVEEAR
- the mreC gene encoding rod shape-determining protein MreC, encoding MKNFLIRYRRFLLTAAILLAAFLTYALNLRNKEHANPVERAVMTLTAPIAGSAAFLSGGVGDIWNNYIDLIEVRRENVELRRSVKRLNERIVANNEAIAENLRLKAMLDLKQSVAIPSIAVSVIGEDSSAWFKTLVVNRGSDDGLVEGMPVVAAGGVVGRVIKVAPQSSRVLLLTDHASAIAAVVQRSRARGIVRGAGGGRCSLEFTVKDEDVKVGDTVISSGVGGVFPKGLPIGEVTMVKKGEYGVFQTIEVRPTVNIGRLEEMLVLVRQQQQ
- the rfbA gene encoding glucose-1-phosphate thymidylyltransferase RfbA gives rise to the protein MPQGIKKGILLAGGAGSRLYPLTLVASKQLQPVYDKPMIYYPLATLMMAGIADVLIISTPQDTPRFQALLGDGSRWGIRLSYAVQPEPNGIAQAFVIGEEFIAGEPVCLILGDNIFYGKMELDRLIAGFDGGARIFGYYVQDPERYGVVEFDHDDRVLSIEEKPAFPKSNYAVPGLYLYDGKVSQIAKGLKPSARGELEITDVNMEYLKRGELSVQRLGRGIAWLDTGTHQSLLEASHFIGTLEARQGLKIGCLEEIALRMGYLDCAAMAKVIEATPNSSYREYLLRVYNETTLCGGGEKA
- a CDS encoding ATP-binding protein, which encodes MIIKPSKTLYLSIESKLSDVALVGHAVRGVCACSPLKEEAYGEMEVCVVEALNNAITHAYRRQEGFRVDTAITLHHDRISFAVSDSGKAIEQYAPRSLEFDPEVIGSIPENGMGLFIIETIMDEVSYSSKNGSNTLSFCRYFTQPQA